A genomic window from Silene latifolia isolate original U9 population chromosome Y, ASM4854445v1, whole genome shotgun sequence includes:
- the LOC141632777 gene encoding uncharacterized protein LOC141632777, with the protein MANDTRTIRELRARNFDTQPLCIAYPPIGANANFELKGYFIHNLPKFHGHAGDDPNRHLSEFHMMCEGAIPNGVTEDQFKLRAFPFSLQDGAKYWLFYLQPGTIRTWKDMKAAFLEKYYPDSRHNHAKKAITSPEQDASESLYEYWERFKKLVAQCPYHGLSGDDLLVNFCDGLTQQYQIVVNSATGGGVDNYSVAEANEIIERLAASTRNYGRSRGSKTLNSIETPSPSTHKLEKTVDDLTKMVAQLVGNNQGGAEGSNVECNFCQGPHPMETCPIMEEQGISKENVSAMMHGQYNSRNPNGGGYYKYDPSGNTYNIGSRDNPNLSWGGDTSKSFQNGQFNHLKNSNSQGQNSNYQRNNNHQQAKGGSFQFGNQGHQGNFQGNHKNFQQGGGSSSQGNEDLSTNEMFKMIMKGQAENTKWFDKMDADKISSDARVKNLEIQLGQLAQEMAKNNQRNSNSIPSTTFPPKENASSMTLRKGRTLESPPKKKRKAKSHERVIHIEEQIEEEPVVEKEKETPSKTNGEEEKSPLRNDKEKNESNNTKDQIEETEREYVVEVPFPNALTHSKRVARDEDLYETFRKCEVNIPLLNLLKGVPRYAKFLKELCTPRRSPRKGTQRVRVSEHVSAIFKKSLPKKCGDPGMFTIPCSIGDKSFTHAMLDLGASINVMPYALYETLGLPPLNKTDVVIQLADRSNIYPKGMVEDVLVEVDHLTFPADFYVLDMEADSTATPILLGRPFMKTSKTKIDVSNGNLTMEFDGKKLTYNIYDAMKQPSDSHSCYFLDIIEPIVSQIYMLCQRDPLEVALTNDLEHEGLRVVLSQDVQESLEELEKEDPPKEAPKGETQEKLPDSHRSLRPTPEPAVGTGACGMSLPQLKL; encoded by the coding sequence GTGTGAAGGTGCCATTCCAAATGGTGTCACggaagatcaatttaagttgagagCTTTCCCATTTTCACTACAAGATGGGGCAAAATATTGGTTGTTTTACCTTCAACCGGGTACAATCCGTACTTGGAAGGACATGAAAGCGGCTTTTCTTGAGAAATACTACCCCGACTCTAGACATAACCATGCAAAGAAAGCCATCACTTCTCCGGAGCAAGATGCAAGTGAGAgcttgtatgagtattgggagagattcaagaagTTAGTTGCTCAATGTCCTTACCACGGTCTTAGTGGTGATGACCTTTTGGTCAACTTTTGTGATGGTCTTACACAACAATACCAAATTGTGGTTAATTCCGCTACGGGTGGTGGAGTTGACAACTATTCCGTGGCGGAGGCAAATGAGATCATAGAAAGATTGGCCGCTAGCACAAGGAACTATGGAAGAAGCCGAGGGTCAAAGACTCTTAACTCCATTGAGACACCTTCTCCTTCCACCCACAAGCTTGAGAAAACCGTGGATGATCTCACAAAAATGGTTGCTCAACTAGTGGGGAACAATCAAGGAGGAGCAGAAGGATCTAATGTGGAGTGTAATTTTTGTCAAGGGCCACACCCAATGGAAACTTGTCCCATCATGGAAGAGCAAGGAATAAGCAAGGAGAATGTGAGTGCCATGATGCACGGTCAATACAACTCTAGGAACCCCAATGGGGGAGGGTATTATAAGTATGATCCGAGCGGCAATACTTACAACATTGGGTCAAGGGACAATCCAAACCTTAGTTGGGGAGGGGATACTTCCAAGAGCTTCCAAaatggtcaattcaaccacttgaAGAACTCCAACTCGCAAGGACAAAACTCCAATTACCAAAGAAACAACAATCATCAACAAGCCAAGGGAGGATCTTTCCAATTTGGAAACCAAGGACACCAAGGGAATTTCCAAGGTAACCATAAGAACTTCCAACAAGGAGGGGGCTCTTCCTCCCAAGGAAATGAAGATTTGTCTACAAATGAGATGTTTAAGATGATCATGAAAGGACAAGCCGAAAATACCAAGTGGTTTGACAAGATGGATGCGGACAAAATTTCAAGTGATGCTAGGGTGAAGAACCTTGAGATCCAACTTGGCCAACTTGCACAAGAAATGGCCAAGAACAATCAAAGGAACTCTAACTCGATTCCATCTACAACATTTCCaccaaaggaaaatgcaagttCCATGACTTTGAGAAAGGGGAGAACCCTAGAATCTCCCCCGAAGAAGAAGAGAAAGGCCAAGTCACATGAGAGGGTCATTCACATTGAAGAACAAATTGAAGAAGAGCCAGTGgttgaaaaagagaaagagacacCCTCTAAAACTAATGGAGAAGAGGAGAAGAGTCCCTTGAGGAATGACAAAGAAAAGAATGAAAGCAACAACACCAAGGATCAAATTGAGGAGACCGAGAGAGAATATGTTGTGGAGGTACCTTTTCCTAATGCTCTCACACATTCTAAAAGAGTCGCAAGAGATGAGGATCTCTATGAAACTTTTAGGAAGTGTGAAGTAAATATCCCTTTGTTAAATCTTTTGAAAGGTGTTCcgaggtatgcaaagtttctcaaggaactttgtACACCTAGGAGAAGCCCAAGGAAGGGAACCCAAAGAGTACGGGTAAGTGAACATGTCTCCGCAATATTTAAAAAATCACTTCCCAAAAAGTGTGGCGACCCGGGGATGTTCACCATACCATGCTCTATTGGGGACAAAAGTTTCACTCATGCTATGTTAGACCTTGGTGCATCAATCAATGTTATGCCATATGCCCTCTATGAGACCTTGGGACTTCCACCATTGAACAAAACCGATGTAGTGATCCAACTTGCGGATCGCTCAAACATATACCCAAAGGGAATGGTGgaggatgtgttggtagaggtaGATCACTTAACCTTCCCGGCCGACTTCTATGTTCTTGACATGGAAGCCGACTCGACGGCCACTCCAATCCTTTTGGGGAGGCCTTTTATGAAGACCTCTAAAACCAAGATTGATGTGTCTAATGGGAACCTCACTATGGAATTTGATGGGAAGAAACTCACGTACAACATCTATGATGCTATGAAACAACCTAGCGATTCACATTCATGTTATTTCTTGGATATCATTGAACCAATTGTCTCTcaaatttatatgttgtgtcaAAGGGACCCTCTTGAGGTGGCCCTTACTAATGATTTGGAACACGAGGGTTTGCGTGTAGTTTTGTCTCAAGATGTGCAGGAAAGCTTAGAGGAGTTGGAGAAGGAAGACCCTCCAAAGGAAGCACCTAAAGGGGAAACTCAAGAAAAACTTCCAGACTCCCACCGGAGCCTCCGGCCCACACCGGAGCCTGCGGTGGGCACCGGAGCCTGCGGGATGTCCCTGCCCCAACTGAAACTTTAG